From Micromonospora nigra, one genomic window encodes:
- a CDS encoding histidine phosphatase family protein, protein MSDTVVHVLRHGEVHNPDSILYGRLPGFRLSELGVQMAKAAAQGLAEREVVHVVASPLERAQQTAEPIAAQFGLPVGEDERLIESANWFEGKKVSPGDGSFRDPRNWWVLRDPVTPSWGEAYRAIAERMFAALHAARIAAEGREAVLVSHQLPIWTLRRYVERKRLWHDPRKRQCGLASLTSFHFDGAKVVGIGYSEPAAHLIAMSPTARTAKGA, encoded by the coding sequence GTGAGCGATACGGTGGTCCACGTGCTGCGGCACGGCGAGGTGCACAACCCGGACAGCATTCTCTACGGCCGGCTGCCCGGTTTCCGTCTCAGCGAGTTGGGCGTGCAGATGGCCAAGGCCGCTGCCCAGGGCCTGGCCGAGCGGGAGGTGGTGCACGTCGTTGCCAGCCCGCTGGAACGCGCCCAGCAGACCGCCGAGCCCATCGCCGCCCAGTTCGGGCTGCCCGTCGGAGAGGACGAGCGGCTGATCGAGAGCGCCAACTGGTTCGAGGGCAAGAAGGTCTCACCCGGTGACGGCTCGTTCCGCGACCCGCGTAACTGGTGGGTGTTGCGCGACCCGGTGACCCCCAGTTGGGGCGAGGCCTACCGGGCCATCGCCGAGCGGATGTTCGCCGCGCTGCACGCCGCGCGGATCGCCGCCGAGGGCCGCGAGGCGGTGCTCGTCTCCCACCAGCTGCCCATCTGGACCCTGCGGCGGTATGTGGAGCGGAAGCGGCTCTGGCACGATCCGCGCAAGCGTCAGTGCGGCCTGGCGAGCCTCACCTCGTTCCACTTCGACGGCGCGAAGGTGGTCGGCATCGGCTACTCGGAGCCGGCCGCGCACCTGATCGCGATGTCGCCGACAGCCCGGACGGCCAAGGGGGCCTGA
- a CDS encoding TlpA family protein disulfide reductase encodes MDARRWTAGLLAAVTATVALTACSSDGEAGCASEAGMVQCAPDERGDAPTIAGELLTGGRYDVAAQRGQVVVVNFWGSWCAPCRAEADDLEATYQATRGSGVTFLGINVQDSRDKAIAFEEGRVTYPSIFDPASRLALALDIPPNSIPATVVLDRDGRIATVIRAAVTRDDLQPIVERVAAESAPPTGER; translated from the coding sequence ATGGACGCCCGGAGGTGGACCGCCGGTCTGCTCGCCGCCGTGACCGCCACGGTGGCCCTGACCGCCTGTTCCTCGGACGGGGAGGCGGGCTGCGCGAGTGAGGCCGGCATGGTGCAGTGCGCGCCCGACGAGCGTGGTGACGCTCCGACGATCGCCGGTGAGCTGCTCACCGGCGGCCGGTACGACGTCGCCGCCCAGCGCGGCCAGGTGGTCGTGGTGAACTTCTGGGGTTCGTGGTGTGCGCCCTGCCGGGCCGAGGCCGACGACCTGGAGGCCACCTACCAGGCCACCCGGGGTTCCGGGGTGACCTTCCTCGGCATCAACGTGCAGGACAGCAGGGACAAGGCGATCGCCTTCGAGGAGGGCCGGGTGACGTACCCGAGCATCTTCGACCCGGCGAGTCGCCTCGCCCTGGCCCTGGACATCCCGCCGAACAGCATCCCGGCGACCGTCGTGCTCGACCGGGACGGGCGCATCGCCACCGTCATCCGGGCTGCGGTCACCCGGGACGATCTCCAACCCATCGTCGAGCGGGTCGCCGCGGAGTCAGCTCCGCCGACCGGCGAACGCTGA
- a CDS encoding cytochrome c biogenesis CcdA family protein has product MGETFGQLAESGPLLLAVGAAALAGLVSFLSPCVLPLMPGYLSYVTGLAGVDLEGRRPPATTAADPVPSADPVPSVAAPAGVAVRERTTTAVVAVKGRVLAGTLLFVAGLTAVFTATAILFTSVGRVFFEYERTLEIVIGALVVLLGLGYVGVLPGLQRELRINRLPAAGLAGAPVLGAVFALSWVPCTGPTLAAVLGMAATSGQTDRAVTLAVAYCLGLGVPFVVFGLAFERLLGVFRAVRRHSRWVTRVGGVLLVMIGLALVTGGWTSVVIWLQTTIGVGEVSI; this is encoded by the coding sequence ATGGGCGAGACCTTCGGTCAGCTCGCCGAGTCCGGCCCGCTGCTGCTCGCTGTGGGCGCGGCGGCCCTGGCCGGGTTGGTCAGCTTCCTCTCCCCGTGCGTGCTGCCGCTGATGCCGGGCTACCTGTCGTATGTCACCGGCCTGGCCGGCGTGGACCTTGAGGGCCGCCGCCCGCCGGCCACGACAGCCGCCGACCCGGTCCCGTCCGCCGACCCGGTCCCGTCCGTCGCCGCCCCGGCCGGGGTGGCGGTGCGCGAGCGGACCACGACGGCCGTGGTCGCCGTCAAGGGGCGGGTGCTCGCGGGGACGCTGCTGTTCGTTGCCGGGCTCACCGCCGTCTTCACCGCCACCGCCATCCTGTTCACCAGCGTCGGCCGGGTCTTCTTCGAGTACGAGCGCACGCTGGAGATCGTCATCGGGGCGCTGGTGGTGCTGCTCGGGCTCGGCTATGTCGGGGTGCTGCCCGGACTGCAACGCGAGTTGCGGATCAACCGGCTGCCGGCCGCCGGCCTGGCCGGTGCACCCGTCCTCGGGGCGGTGTTCGCGCTCAGTTGGGTGCCGTGCACCGGCCCGACGCTCGCCGCGGTGCTGGGCATGGCCGCCACCAGCGGGCAGACGGATCGGGCGGTCACGCTGGCCGTGGCGTACTGCCTCGGGCTGGGGGTACCGTTCGTCGTCTTCGGGCTGGCCTTCGAGCGCCTGCTCGGGGTCTTCCGCGCCGTGCGGCGGCACAGCCGCTGGGTCACCCGCGTCGGCGGGGTGCTGCTGGTCATGATCGGACTGGCGTTGGTCACCGGCGGGTGGACCAGCGTCGTGATCTGGTTGCAGACCACCATCGGGGTGGGTGAGGTGAGCATCTGA
- the resB gene encoding cytochrome c biogenesis protein ResB, translating to MTVVDDRPQTPAEAPRRRPNPLLALLRNSWRQLTSMRTALILLFLLAVAAIPGSVLPQRGVNPEDVRDYFAANPDLAPVLDRLGAFEAFGSVWFSAIYLLLFTSLIGCITPRLRDHVRALRSKPPAAPRRLDRLPQHTVFAAPAGGVPALVGALRARRWRVVVRGDEVSAEKGYLKETGNLLFHASLVVVLVGVALGSWYGWSGNRLLVAGEDNAFCNTRQQYAESKLGPRVGSADLPPFCVRLDDFEARFLESGQAEFFNAEVTVDEAGGTPRTADFSVNSPLRLDGANVYLLGHGYAPVLRYTDRYGRTQTSTTPFLSTGDVGLTGEGLAAYPDVNVDPATGERNPDLQMAFTGLYLPTAPEEGPFTRSEHPTERNPAVNLVAYRGNLGLDAGIPGSVYELDQRQVREGKVTEVGTKLLRPGETWTLDDGTTLEFLGTEPYIVLSVRHDPGATLLLVASVTLLTGLMGSLFGRRRRVFLRVLPPGGGVADPTGGSPTGGSSLVEAGGLPRTDQPGFADEFAQLVSALSGDGRDGDERDAGDRAGAREGAD from the coding sequence ATGACGGTCGTGGACGACCGGCCGCAGACCCCGGCCGAGGCGCCCCGGCGCCGGCCCAACCCGCTGCTGGCCCTGCTGCGCAACTCGTGGCGGCAGCTCACCAGCATGCGTACCGCCCTGATCCTGCTGTTCCTGCTCGCGGTCGCCGCGATCCCCGGTTCGGTGCTGCCGCAGCGCGGGGTCAACCCGGAGGACGTCCGCGACTACTTCGCGGCGAACCCCGACCTGGCCCCCGTCCTGGACCGCCTCGGCGCGTTCGAGGCGTTCGGCTCGGTCTGGTTCTCCGCCATCTACCTGCTGCTGTTCACCTCGCTGATCGGCTGCATCACCCCCCGGCTGCGCGATCACGTGCGGGCGTTGCGGTCGAAGCCGCCGGCCGCGCCGAGGCGGCTGGACCGGCTGCCCCAGCACACGGTGTTCGCCGCCCCGGCGGGTGGCGTGCCGGCGCTGGTCGGGGCGCTGCGGGCACGGCGCTGGCGCGTCGTGGTGCGCGGCGACGAGGTCTCCGCCGAGAAGGGCTACCTCAAGGAGACCGGCAACCTGCTGTTCCACGCTTCGCTGGTGGTCGTGCTGGTCGGGGTGGCGTTGGGATCCTGGTACGGCTGGAGCGGCAACCGGCTGCTCGTCGCCGGTGAGGACAACGCGTTCTGCAACACCCGCCAGCAGTACGCGGAGTCGAAGCTGGGCCCGCGCGTCGGCAGCGCCGACCTGCCCCCATTCTGCGTGCGGCTCGACGACTTCGAGGCCCGGTTCCTGGAGTCGGGCCAGGCGGAGTTCTTCAACGCCGAGGTGACCGTCGACGAGGCCGGCGGCACGCCACGGACCGCCGACTTCTCGGTCAACTCGCCGCTGCGGCTCGACGGCGCGAACGTCTACCTGCTCGGTCACGGGTACGCGCCGGTGCTGCGCTACACCGACCGGTACGGCCGCACCCAGACCAGCACCACCCCGTTCCTGAGCACCGGCGACGTCGGGCTGACCGGGGAGGGACTGGCCGCCTACCCCGACGTCAACGTCGACCCGGCCACCGGCGAGCGGAACCCCGATCTCCAGATGGCCTTCACGGGCCTCTACCTGCCCACCGCCCCGGAGGAGGGGCCGTTCACCCGGTCCGAGCACCCCACGGAGCGCAACCCGGCCGTGAACCTGGTCGCCTACCGGGGCAACCTCGGCCTGGACGCCGGCATCCCCGGCTCGGTCTACGAGCTGGATCAGCGGCAGGTGCGCGAAGGCAAGGTCACCGAGGTCGGCACGAAGCTGCTCAGGCCCGGCGAAACGTGGACGCTGGACGACGGCACGACGCTGGAGTTCCTGGGAACCGAGCCGTACATCGTGCTGTCGGTGCGCCACGATCCCGGGGCGACGCTGCTGCTGGTGGCCTCCGTCACGCTGCTGACGGGCCTGATGGGGTCGCTGTTCGGCCGGCGCCGCCGGGTCTTCCTCCGCGTGCTGCCCCCTGGTGGGGGTGTCGCCGACCCCACAGGTGGATCTCCGACGGGCGGTAGTAGCTTGGTCGAGGCCGGTGGCCTGCCGCGCACCGACCAACCCGGGTTCGCCGACGAGTTCGCCCAGCTCGTGTCCGCGCTCAGCGGCGACGGGCGGGACGGCGACGAACGCGACGCCGGTGACCGGGCCGGCGCGCGAGAAGGAGCCGACTGA